One segment of Thamnophis elegans isolate rThaEle1 chromosome 16, rThaEle1.pri, whole genome shotgun sequence DNA contains the following:
- the FAM163B gene encoding protein FAM163B has translation MTAGTVVITGGILATVILLCIIAVLCYCRLQYYCCKKDESEEDGDEPDFPADSHIPPLHCNRNVALTNGPSLYRSPYKKSSQSRTGCPSCSQYEPPTFFLQEPEEEVRNGGDLVNYKAISQEDLELPIGLSSGLQALNPNRLSAMREAFSRSRSISTDV, from the exons ATGACCGCGGGGACTGTGGTCATCACCGGCGGAATATTAGCAACTGTCATATTACTGTGTATTATCGCTGTTCTCTGCTACTGCAGGCTCCAG TATTACTGTTGCAAGAAGGATGAGTCGGAAGAGGATGGCGATGAGCCCGACTTCCCTGCAGATTCCCACATCCCCCCCCTGCACTGCAACCGTAATGTGGCTCTGACCAACGGCCCTTCCTTGTACCGCTCCCCCTACAAGAAGTCTTCCCAGTCCCGGACTGGCTGTCCCAGCTGCTCCCAGTATGAGCCTCCAACGTTCTTCCTGCAGGAGCCTGAAGAGGAGGTCCGCAACGGGGGCGACCTGGTCAACTACAAGGCCATCAGCCAAGAAGACCTGGAGCTTCCCATTGGCCTGAGCAGTGGCCTCCAGGCCCTCAATCCCAACCGGCTCTCCGCCATGCGTGAAGCCTTCTCCCGCAGCCGCAGCATCAGCACGGATGTCTGA